One region of Thermodesulfovibrionales bacterium genomic DNA includes:
- a CDS encoding ABC transporter ATP-binding protein — MELKISGVNKSFQNPSDNGRIEILRDISFTAPEGKFLCIVGPSGCGKTTLLRMIAGLDRPDGGNIMIADTEVTAPMREIGYIFQEPALLPWRTVIRNVEFGLETSGMGREERRRRAHEALELVELQDFGDFYPKELSGGMKQKAALAMTLVVEPKILLMDEPFVALDCQARDYMQVALLDLWGKTGKTVIFVTHNVEEAVFLGDEIICLTSRPAAIGKTLNVTVPRPRDRTSQEINLIRKEILLFLAEERKKTRSINGMFTHIHDLFAI; from the coding sequence GTGGAACTGAAAATCTCAGGCGTCAATAAATCCTTTCAGAACCCCTCCGACAACGGAAGGATAGAAATCCTCAGGGATATATCCTTCACCGCCCCGGAAGGCAAGTTCCTCTGCATCGTCGGTCCGAGCGGATGCGGCAAGACAACGCTCTTGCGGATGATCGCGGGTCTCGACAGACCCGACGGGGGAAACATCATGATCGCTGATACAGAGGTGACAGCACCCATGAGGGAGATCGGATACATCTTCCAGGAACCGGCTCTCCTGCCCTGGAGGACAGTGATCAGGAATGTCGAATTCGGCCTCGAGACCTCCGGGATGGGGAGAGAGGAGAGGAGGCGAAGGGCGCATGAGGCACTGGAACTCGTCGAGCTGCAGGACTTCGGAGACTTCTATCCGAAGGAACTGTCGGGAGGGATGAAGCAGAAGGCCGCCCTTGCCATGACGCTCGTGGTGGAGCCGAAGATCCTGCTCATGGACGAACCTTTTGTCGCTCTCGACTGCCAGGCGAGAGACTATATGCAGGTTGCGCTTCTCGATCTATGGGGAAAGACAGGAAAGACCGTGATCTTTGTCACTCATAATGTCGAAGAGGCTGTCTTCCTCGGGGACGAAATCATCTGCCTGACCTCGAGGCCGGCTGCCATCGGAAAGACGCTGAACGTAACCGTACCGCGGCCCCGGGACAGGACAAGTCAGGAGATCAACCTGATACGAAAGGAGATCCTCCTCTTCCTCGCAGAAGAAAGGAAGAAAACAAGGAGCATAAACGGCATGTTCACCCATATTCACGACCTGTTCGCCATCTGA